The Methanomassiliicoccales archaeon genome includes a region encoding these proteins:
- the hemL gene encoding glutamate-1-semialdehyde 2,1-aminomutase, with amino-acid sequence MRDTCRSKELYDRAKRLMPGGVSSPVRAFAPYPIYISRGKGSRVWDVDGNEYIDYCMAFGPLILGHAHPSVVKAVQEQAENGTLYGAPIEKEIELAEMISRYYPSIQMVRFVSSGTEATMHVLRLARGYTGRDKVIKVEGAFHGAHDAVLVKAGSGATTHSVPNSLGIPAEVTKNTLLAPFNDIPAVEKIVKENKNEIAALIIEPVIGNAGPILPDEDYLASLRELTSDEGILLIFDEVITGFRLAMGGAQEYFGVKPDLTTLGKIAGGGMPLGIFGGPEEIMSMISPTGKVYQAGTFSGNPMSLAAGIATIKELARIGHWELNRRGEALRKGIEGVVNDLRLDFTVAGIGSMFQLFMTKGPIRNYEDAKKSDTALFNRLFRGLLEKGIYLPPSQFETNFLSTAHSDDDIERTVNAFDEVLREITR; translated from the coding sequence ATGAGGGATACGTGTCGATCAAAGGAGCTCTACGACCGAGCGAAGAGACTCATGCCCGGTGGCGTCTCGAGTCCTGTGAGGGCGTTCGCACCTTATCCAATATATATTTCGAGGGGTAAGGGGTCGAGAGTCTGGGACGTTGATGGAAATGAATACATTGACTATTGCATGGCATTCGGTCCACTGATCCTCGGGCACGCTCACCCCTCTGTTGTCAAAGCCGTCCAGGAACAAGCAGAGAACGGAACGCTCTACGGAGCTCCGATTGAGAAGGAAATCGAGCTCGCCGAGATGATCTCCCGCTATTATCCTTCTATTCAGATGGTGAGATTTGTCAGCAGCGGTACCGAAGCGACGATGCATGTTCTCAGACTAGCACGTGGATATACTGGGAGGGACAAAGTGATCAAGGTCGAGGGTGCCTTCCATGGTGCCCATGACGCTGTACTTGTCAAAGCGGGCTCTGGCGCTACGACACATAGCGTGCCGAATTCGTTAGGGATTCCAGCGGAAGTCACGAAGAACACGCTGCTCGCCCCTTTTAATGACATTCCTGCCGTTGAGAAAATCGTTAAGGAAAATAAGAACGAAATCGCCGCTCTTATTATTGAGCCAGTCATCGGGAACGCAGGACCAATTTTGCCGGATGAGGATTACCTTGCCTCCCTCAGGGAACTGACGAGCGACGAAGGGATTTTGCTGATTTTTGATGAAGTCATCACTGGATTTCGCCTCGCAATGGGTGGTGCTCAGGAATATTTTGGTGTCAAGCCTGATTTGACGACGCTCGGCAAGATCGCTGGTGGCGGTATGCCACTCGGGATCTTCGGCGGCCCCGAGGAAATTATGTCAATGATCTCCCCGACGGGGAAGGTGTACCAGGCGGGCACTTTTAGCGGGAATCCGATGAGTCTCGCCGCGGGTATCGCGACGATAAAGGAGCTGGCGAGGATTGGACATTGGGAGTTGAATCGAAGGGGTGAAGCGCTCAGGAAGGGGATTGAAGGTGTAGTCAATGATTTGCGTCTCGATTTCACCGTGGCTGGTATAGGTTCAATGTTCCAGCTCTTCATGACGAAGGGTCCAATACGCAATTACGAAGATGCGAAGAAATCGGATACTGCGCTCTTCAACAGGCTGTTCAGAGGTCTCCTCGAGAAGGGTATTTATTTACCCCCCTCTCAATTCGAAACGAATTTCCTGTCGACGGCGCATTCTGACGATGATATCGAGAGAACTGTGAACGCATTTGACGAAGTCTTGAGGGAAATTACACGATGA
- the hemB gene encoding porphobilinogen synthase, whose protein sequence is MFPDTRLRRLRMNPQIREMVRETRLSVKNFIYPMFFNENLTKPKPITSMPGVNAYPVKMAGEQAAEAYELGIPAVMVFGIPRHKDEEGSGAWAKDGVAQKAIQNIKKASDVVVVADLCLCEYTSHGHCGKVRDNEILNDETLDLYAKTAVSQAEAGADMIAPSGMMDGMVASIRTALDDAGFKNIPIMSYSAKYASGFYGPFREAAESAPKFGDRRSHQMDPPNAREALREMELDLAEGADILMVKPALAYLDVIRDARIMFNVPIAAYNVSGEYSMIMAAAANGWLDKDRIMMEVLTAIKRAGADIILSYFAKDVAKKLKE, encoded by the coding sequence ATGTTTCCTGATACGAGACTGAGGCGTCTGCGGATGAACCCGCAGATCAGGGAGATGGTGAGAGAGACGCGATTGTCCGTTAAGAACTTCATCTATCCGATGTTTTTCAACGAAAACCTGACGAAGCCGAAACCGATCACATCGATGCCGGGGGTGAATGCGTATCCCGTTAAAATGGCGGGGGAGCAGGCGGCCGAAGCATACGAACTCGGCATCCCGGCGGTCATGGTTTTTGGGATACCGAGGCACAAGGATGAAGAGGGTAGCGGCGCGTGGGCAAAAGATGGCGTGGCACAGAAAGCGATCCAGAATATTAAGAAAGCGAGTGATGTTGTCGTCGTCGCCGATCTCTGTCTCTGCGAATACACATCACATGGTCACTGCGGGAAGGTCAGGGATAATGAGATCCTCAATGACGAAACACTTGACCTCTACGCGAAGACCGCAGTCAGCCAGGCAGAGGCTGGTGCAGACATGATCGCACCGAGCGGAATGATGGACGGTATGGTCGCATCGATTAGAACGGCACTGGATGATGCTGGCTTCAAGAACATCCCGATCATGTCGTATAGTGCGAAATACGCATCGGGATTCTATGGCCCATTCAGGGAGGCTGCTGAATCAGCGCCGAAGTTCGGGGACAGACGGTCACACCAGATGGATCCCCCGAACGCGCGTGAAGCCCTCAGAGAAATGGAGCTAGATCTTGCGGAGGGCGCGGACATCTTGATGGTCAAACCGGCACTTGCATATCTGGATGTGATCAGAGACGCGAGAATCATGTTCAATGTGCCGATCGCGGCGTATAACGTGAGTGGCGAGTATTCGATGATCATGGCGGCCGCTGCGAACGGGTGGCTCGATAAAGATAGGATAATGATGGAAGTTCTCACTGCGATAAAGAGGGCAGGCGCTGATATCATATTGAGCTATTTCGCAAAGGACGTCGCGAAGAAGCTGAAGGAGTGA
- the hemA gene encoding glutamyl-tRNA reductase, translating into MIISAHVTHKSVDMKALELIGRHDEKALLHHLRRVPGVKECAVLRTCNRVELYAVTDEPSVTRNGMEAMVSRFIPFDHDQNLVQFRSDLESIRHLLRVSSGLESMIVGEDQIQFQVKRAYELAESEGCIGPVLSLIFRKAISVGKKVRTETRVNKGAVSIGSAAVDLAERLLGSLEGKTILVIGAGEMATLIAKHLIGKKPNAIFVSNRTYDRAVELAWHLGGQAIRLDSLYDYLHRCDIVLVATSSPHVILDRARVEKALAKKGEGEKLIIIDVSFPRNVADDVRSLRNVEMHDIDGLRDIAQENIMRRKKEVLEAERIIGEELSLLEKKLEEMGASEVIKALRQKFEAIKEVEIRKAINRLNHSPEDIETIVTDFANALANRFLADPTEMLKLASREKRAEILKAARELFRLEESKNVS; encoded by the coding sequence ATGATCATAAGCGCACATGTAACGCACAAATCCGTCGATATGAAGGCCCTTGAACTCATTGGCCGGCATGATGAGAAAGCGTTATTGCACCATCTCCGCCGGGTTCCAGGAGTGAAGGAATGCGCGGTACTCCGTACATGCAACCGTGTCGAGCTCTATGCCGTGACGGATGAGCCGAGTGTGACGAGGAATGGAATGGAGGCGATGGTCAGCAGGTTCATTCCATTTGACCACGATCAAAATCTCGTCCAGTTCCGCTCCGATCTTGAATCGATCAGACATCTGCTTAGAGTATCAAGTGGTCTAGAGTCGATGATCGTCGGGGAAGATCAGATACAGTTTCAAGTAAAACGTGCATATGAGCTCGCGGAGAGCGAGGGGTGTATCGGCCCCGTTCTCTCTCTCATCTTCAGGAAGGCGATCAGCGTCGGGAAAAAAGTTCGCACGGAGACGAGGGTTAACAAAGGGGCGGTTTCAATTGGGTCGGCTGCTGTTGACCTCGCGGAACGCCTTCTCGGTAGCCTTGAGGGTAAGACGATTCTCGTCATCGGAGCGGGAGAAATGGCGACACTGATCGCGAAACACCTGATCGGAAAGAAACCGAACGCTATCTTCGTTTCAAATCGCACATATGACAGGGCTGTTGAACTCGCATGGCACCTCGGTGGCCAGGCGATCCGTCTCGACAGCCTTTATGACTATCTGCATAGGTGCGACATCGTTCTCGTCGCGACTTCGTCTCCGCACGTGATCCTCGATCGCGCCCGAGTGGAGAAAGCGCTCGCCAAGAAGGGTGAGGGGGAGAAACTCATCATCATCGATGTCTCGTTCCCGAGAAACGTCGCTGATGATGTCCGATCGTTGAGAAATGTGGAGATGCACGACATTGATGGTCTCAGGGATATTGCACAGGAAAACATAATGAGGAGGAAGAAGGAGGTTCTCGAGGCCGAAAGGATCATCGGCGAAGAGCTTTCATTGCTGGAAAAGAAATTGGAAGAAATGGGGGCGTCGGAAGTTATCAAGGCGCTCCGTCAGAAATTCGAGGCGATCAAGGAAGTGGAGATTCGCAAGGCGATAAACCGGCTTAATCACAGTCCAGAGGATATCGAAACGATCGTGACGGATTTTGCAAATGCCCTTGCGAATCGGTTCTTGGCCGATCCGACGGAGATGCTTAAATTGGCCTCTCGTGAGAAAAGGGCAGAAATTCTTAAGGCCGCGCGCGAATTATTCAGATTGGAGGAGAGTAAAAATGTTTCCTGA
- a CDS encoding bifunctional precorrin-2 dehydrogenase/sirohydrochlorin ferrochelatase, which produces MLPLMIDLTGKRVVVFGGGEVGLRKARYFAREAEVVVVSLEIPMGSKDEGLEFVKEDIRTSFERWVAWADFVVAATDDFFLNDMICACAISMGKQFNRADGIGSFLIPSVIDRGNFVVAISTLGRSPAVSKVLKEEIDKLIDANWSLMVELQEELRKEIKEKIPDQRLREAFLRSVVQDKEILAMLGEDYQSAKRRALKKVDRGS; this is translated from the coding sequence ATGCTTCCTCTCATGATCGATCTTACCGGGAAAAGGGTTGTGGTCTTTGGTGGGGGTGAAGTCGGACTCCGCAAGGCAAGGTACTTCGCAAGGGAGGCTGAGGTCGTCGTAGTCAGTCTCGAGATCCCCATGGGCTCGAAAGACGAAGGCCTGGAATTTGTCAAAGAGGACATTCGAACCTCATTTGAACGTTGGGTCGCATGGGCGGATTTTGTAGTCGCAGCGACTGATGATTTCTTCCTCAACGATATGATTTGCGCCTGTGCCATTTCCATGGGTAAACAATTCAATAGGGCTGACGGCATCGGGTCTTTTTTAATACCCTCCGTCATCGATCGGGGCAATTTTGTTGTCGCAATCTCCACGTTAGGTCGCAGTCCAGCTGTTTCAAAGGTTCTCAAGGAAGAGATCGATAAGCTCATTGATGCAAACTGGTCATTAATGGTGGAGCTGCAGGAAGAATTGCGAAAGGAAATCAAAGAAAAGATCCCCGATCAAAGGCTGAGGGAAGCGTTTTTGCGATCAGTGGTCCAGGACAAGGAGATTCTTGCGATGCTTGGCGAGGATTATCAATCAGCGAAGAGACGGGCACTCAAGAAAGTGGACAGAGGTAGTTGA
- the cfbA gene encoding sirohydrochlorin nickelochelatase codes for MDKRGILVVGHGSKLDYNKNVVSHYAAKLGERLKEFSVAVGFMNINRPTIKEGLDQLLTEGIDTVCVVPCFLAHGIHTRDDITSELGIPQGSKGGVVEINGKKITIKYCEPIGFDDRIVDILEERVRERLGKE; via the coding sequence ATGGATAAAAGAGGGATACTCGTCGTAGGACACGGAAGTAAGCTTGACTACAATAAGAACGTCGTCAGTCATTATGCTGCTAAACTCGGAGAACGGCTCAAGGAATTCTCGGTCGCCGTCGGTTTCATGAACATTAATCGACCGACGATCAAAGAAGGATTGGATCAATTGCTCACAGAGGGCATTGACACGGTTTGTGTAGTCCCATGTTTCCTCGCGCATGGGATCCACACAAGGGACGACATCACATCTGAGCTCGGGATCCCCCAAGGAAGCAAAGGGGGGGTCGTGGAAATCAATGGAAAGAAGATCACCATTAAGTATTGTGAGCCAATCGGATTCGATGATCGTATTGTCGATATTCTCGAGGAGCGAGTAAGGGAGAGGCTTGGGAAGGAGTAG
- the cfbE gene encoding coenzyme F430 synthase: MKVLVMDATHGGLTLALEYRQRGAEVTLVDCYRTGGEELKREAASAGICLENKAPADFFDIVVAPVHCPDRFLDGVRWGKKITTHRAVGELCAFDAKIIEITGTKGKTSTAHLVAGLLSAKGNRVLLLSSGGLVLYDGEKKKTIKEKVSIAPTSILEIARMGVEFDIGVFEVSLGGTGLADIGVITTIGDDYPIAQGTRRAFDGKVQMAQTVKRTLVIREDERSLWTPHVGKDIRVLTFGNGGDVDVEIGQGLRLGDRAEIKIVLKGGDYATVGLSGNFVVPAYLPAFSAAATVAVDLGFSLKEITESLAVFEGVPGRGEIRKEGALWVIRDRNPGVSANSVRFLIECLKGYYQLKRIAVVVEPVSKRVCEKLDLRALEKVIIDHRDCISDACLLGDSYDDMLHGDVFRVIGSIAEVGKDSEVVLWCTKEGFR, from the coding sequence GTGAAGGTCCTCGTAATGGACGCGACGCACGGTGGCTTGACCCTCGCCTTGGAGTACCGGCAGAGGGGTGCGGAGGTCACGCTGGTTGATTGCTACCGAACTGGTGGAGAAGAACTTAAAAGGGAGGCCGCCAGTGCTGGTATTTGTCTCGAAAACAAGGCACCAGCGGATTTTTTCGACATTGTGGTCGCGCCCGTCCACTGCCCTGATCGGTTTCTCGACGGAGTAAGATGGGGGAAAAAGATCACGACGCACAGGGCCGTTGGTGAGCTCTGCGCCTTCGATGCAAAGATTATTGAGATAACTGGTACAAAGGGGAAGACTTCAACAGCCCACCTAGTCGCCGGTCTTCTCAGCGCCAAAGGGAATCGCGTCTTGCTATTGAGTAGCGGCGGGCTCGTCCTGTATGACGGTGAGAAGAAGAAGACGATTAAGGAGAAGGTGAGCATCGCACCTACTTCGATCCTGGAGATTGCGAGGATGGGGGTCGAGTTTGACATCGGCGTTTTCGAGGTCTCCTTGGGCGGGACGGGACTCGCAGACATCGGCGTCATTACAACGATAGGTGACGATTATCCAATTGCACAAGGAACGAGAAGGGCATTTGACGGAAAGGTGCAAATGGCCCAGACGGTGAAGAGGACGCTCGTTATCAGGGAGGATGAGAGAAGCCTCTGGACCCCTCACGTGGGAAAAGACATCAGGGTTTTAACATTCGGTAACGGCGGGGACGTCGATGTAGAAATTGGTCAGGGGTTGCGACTTGGGGATAGGGCTGAAATAAAGATAGTCCTAAAGGGCGGAGATTATGCAACAGTCGGTCTTTCCGGGAACTTTGTCGTGCCAGCATATCTTCCAGCTTTTTCAGCTGCGGCCACAGTTGCCGTTGACCTCGGCTTTAGTCTCAAGGAGATTACAGAATCTCTCGCTGTTTTCGAGGGAGTGCCTGGGAGGGGAGAAATCAGAAAGGAAGGCGCTTTATGGGTTATTCGTGACAGGAATCCTGGCGTCAGCGCTAACTCCGTGCGCTTCCTTATCGAGTGTTTGAAGGGTTATTACCAATTGAAGAGAATTGCTGTTGTCGTCGAACCGGTCTCCAAGAGGGTCTGTGAGAAGCTTGACCTCAGGGCACTTGAAAAAGTTATTATTGACCATAGGGATTGTATCAGCGATGCGTGCTTGCTGGGCGACTCCTATGATGACATGTTGCATGGAGATGTGTTCCGTGTGATCGGGAGTATCGCTGAAGTTGGCAAAGACTCCGAGGTGGTTCTCTGGTGCACCAAGGAGGGGTTCAGATGA
- the cfbD gene encoding Ni-sirohydrochlorin a,c-diamide reductive cyclase catalytic subunit, whose protein sequence is MTDVLHPRPSPIIAAMYTLRDLDVDVIVMHGPPGCGFTASRLLEEAGVTVVTTGMQENDLIFGAEQRLVEVLKKVDEEFSPKLVGVVGTCASMIIGENLDAAIKKAGIRSTVLPIDIHACAGPNTVGAIKVLEVAASKGIIPNEEFERQKEMLMRATALERERGMTSKPYLKPHRGATKLKVAKRIIEYLSQNKRIAVVLNAKKETAYRFADVMRAIEYARRRIGGYVVYVANTDPNIGLPRIRRYSMDILRDLREAGVTVDYLSGGLDEYPVAGERAAKYLEDKGIDLRVLCGLPHAIPDLRVEDILVTDQPRELRNFIDSGFTFAVGEISTHSMLMGARGIVNSELGDTIRELVDEVQT, encoded by the coding sequence ATGACTGATGTACTCCATCCGAGGCCAAGTCCGATCATCGCTGCGATGTACACCCTTAGGGATTTAGATGTCGATGTCATCGTCATGCACGGCCCTCCAGGCTGTGGCTTCACAGCGTCCCGGCTGCTTGAGGAAGCTGGTGTCACCGTTGTAACGACAGGTATGCAGGAGAACGACCTTATTTTCGGTGCTGAACAACGGCTTGTGGAGGTTCTCAAGAAAGTGGATGAGGAGTTCTCACCGAAACTAGTCGGCGTCGTCGGAACCTGCGCGAGTATGATCATCGGCGAGAACCTCGATGCGGCGATCAAGAAGGCAGGGATTCGCTCGACCGTCCTCCCGATCGATATCCATGCGTGCGCTGGACCTAATACAGTGGGAGCGATCAAGGTTCTTGAGGTAGCGGCGAGCAAGGGGATCATCCCGAATGAGGAGTTTGAACGCCAGAAGGAAATGCTTATGCGTGCAACCGCGCTAGAAAGAGAGAGGGGGATGACGAGTAAGCCTTACCTTAAACCCCACCGTGGTGCAACGAAGTTGAAAGTTGCAAAGAGGATTATTGAATACCTCTCCCAAAACAAAAGGATCGCCGTGGTCCTCAACGCCAAAAAGGAGACGGCATATAGATTCGCCGATGTGATGCGCGCGATTGAATACGCGAGAAGGAGGATCGGAGGGTATGTGGTTTACGTTGCAAATACAGATCCGAACATCGGTCTCCCCCGCATCAGAAGGTATTCAATGGACATCCTCAGAGACCTGAGAGAAGCTGGTGTCACGGTCGATTACTTGAGCGGTGGGCTTGACGAATACCCCGTTGCTGGGGAGAGGGCTGCAAAATATCTCGAAGACAAAGGGATAGACCTCCGTGTTCTGTGCGGATTGCCGCATGCTATCCCAGACCTCAGGGTGGAGGACATTCTCGTGACCGATCAGCCGAGGGAGCTGAGGAATTTCATTGACTCTGGTTTCACCTTTGCGGTCGGGGAAATCTCGACGCACTCGATGCTCATGGGGGCTAGGGGGATAGTCAATAGCGAGCTCGGGGACACGATCAGGGAGCTCGTTGACGAGGTGCAGACATGA
- a CDS encoding nitrogenase iron protein NifH, whose translation MKQIAIYGKGGIGKSTISANVAAALGERGLNTWYIGCDPKADGSMTLLGGRKIETFLERLRSSPGENRPAYVEGFNGVKCIETGGPIAGVGCAGRGIIVAVQELYKRYFADNIDVIIYDVPGDVVCGGFAAPLREKFANEVYIVTSGEYLSLYAANNIVRGLENLRVNLGGLICNSREIRNEERIVSEFARKIGSHMISFIPRDPIVRECENRGKTVIEGAPESSQASAYRRLADAILKNSDLRIPKPIDPEEIRALLRENE comes from the coding sequence ATGAAACAGATCGCCATCTATGGTAAAGGTGGCATCGGTAAATCGACTATATCGGCAAACGTAGCCGCCGCCCTCGGTGAAAGAGGACTCAACACTTGGTACATAGGATGTGATCCGAAAGCCGATGGGAGCATGACGCTCCTCGGCGGTCGCAAGATTGAGACTTTTTTGGAGAGACTGAGATCGTCACCCGGCGAAAACCGTCCAGCTTACGTGGAAGGTTTCAACGGTGTCAAATGCATAGAGACGGGTGGGCCGATCGCTGGCGTGGGATGTGCTGGTCGGGGGATCATCGTCGCTGTGCAAGAACTTTACAAGCGCTATTTCGCGGACAACATCGATGTCATCATCTACGATGTCCCAGGCGACGTCGTCTGTGGCGGTTTTGCCGCGCCGCTTCGCGAGAAATTTGCAAACGAGGTCTACATCGTCACAAGCGGCGAATACCTCTCCCTATACGCCGCGAACAATATTGTCAGAGGGCTTGAGAACCTGAGGGTCAACCTGGGTGGTCTTATTTGCAATTCAAGAGAAATCAGAAATGAAGAAAGAATTGTAAGCGAATTCGCAAGGAAGATCGGAAGCCACATGATCAGCTTCATTCCACGAGACCCTATAGTGAGGGAATGTGAAAACAGGGGAAAGACCGTCATCGAGGGCGCACCGGAGAGTTCGCAAGCTAGTGCTTATCGTAGACTAGCTGACGCGATATTGAAAAATTCAGATCTCAGGATACCGAAACCCATCGACCCGGAGGAGATCCGGGCTTTGCTGAGGGAGAATGAATAA